The following are encoded in a window of Mycolicibacterium tusciae JS617 genomic DNA:
- a CDS encoding AAA family ATPase, whose translation MTIRTRSEYENALQALGICVSVRIPALLWGNPGEGKTAVVESAAQTGWHVETVIITHSEPSDFAGLPIINDGSVRLAPPAWAKRLAEHDGPSIAFFDEFSTAPPSLQAAALRPLTHYEIGSLQLPKTVSFVAAANPSDVAAAGWELAAPTASRFVHLDWAMPFEVYSEGLVTGNWPAMPVYNEPPAYPNSLHEELVLVSGFLRARESQLSVTPKNAEERGRAFPTPRTWDYAARLSAFARAVGANADVRRLLVAGCVGAPAAHEYLTWANTQDLPDPEDLLADPSSVDFKGMRADRVFVTLQAVLGAYSRQPSAVRWEKAIDVCARAATNVSVDPAVPVVRALMRPDVRPNGSAVPLSIKVFAPALALAGLLPKAR comes from the coding sequence GTGACCATCCGCACCAGGAGCGAGTACGAAAATGCCTTGCAGGCGTTGGGAATCTGCGTGTCGGTGCGCATCCCCGCGCTGCTGTGGGGCAACCCAGGCGAGGGCAAAACCGCTGTAGTCGAATCGGCTGCTCAAACGGGCTGGCACGTCGAAACGGTGATCATCACCCACAGCGAACCATCCGACTTCGCCGGCCTGCCAATCATCAATGACGGCTCGGTGCGTCTGGCACCGCCCGCCTGGGCGAAGCGACTGGCCGAACATGACGGCCCCTCCATCGCCTTTTTCGATGAGTTCAGCACCGCTCCACCGTCGCTGCAAGCTGCCGCGCTGCGACCACTCACCCACTACGAAATCGGCTCCCTCCAGCTGCCCAAGACGGTGTCGTTCGTCGCCGCCGCCAACCCTTCCGACGTGGCGGCCGCGGGGTGGGAACTCGCAGCGCCGACGGCGAGTCGCTTCGTGCACCTGGATTGGGCGATGCCTTTCGAGGTCTACTCCGAGGGACTCGTCACCGGAAACTGGCCCGCCATGCCGGTGTACAACGAGCCCCCCGCATACCCGAACAGCCTGCACGAAGAGCTGGTGCTGGTCTCGGGGTTCTTACGCGCGCGTGAGTCCCAGCTCAGCGTGACACCAAAGAACGCCGAGGAACGCGGGCGCGCGTTCCCAACTCCACGCACCTGGGACTACGCCGCCCGGCTCTCCGCGTTCGCGCGAGCGGTCGGAGCCAACGCCGATGTGCGCCGCCTACTGGTCGCCGGCTGTGTCGGCGCACCGGCCGCACACGAATACCTCACCTGGGCCAACACCCAGGACCTGCCCGACCCCGAGGACCTGCTCGCAGACCCCTCGTCAGTCGACTTCAAAGGCATGCGCGCCGACCGCGTGTTCGTGACACTGCAGGCGGTGCTCGGTGCGTATTCACGGCAGCCCTCAGCCGTTCGCTGGGAGAAGGCGATCGACGTCTGCGCGCGGGCCGCCACCAATGTCAGCGTCGACCCGGCCGTCCCGGTCGTACGCGCACTGATGCGCCCCGACGTTCGGCCCAACGGTTCAGCTGTTCCCTTGTCGATCAAGGTCTTTGCGCCGGCGCTGGCGCTGGCTGGCCTGCTCCCGAAAGCTCGCTGA
- a CDS encoding DUF2201 family putative metallopeptidase produces MDHHKLAAAKLWLISAPPSTVAGRPDAPRDLPYLSHAIYALIPIVDDQVERLICDEWWRIYINEEWFDSASVPEIGAELMHVTWHLLAEHAERARNQDVDRTTASAWEKAADVTISHTLLPDKLKPRQLPTAKSLKLPEALSAEEYFALISRLPPPDADGAGTGTLGPRDGCGSGADGLLRPNECGPDTDIGVVSKHDATEIRRKVAIEYEGHAASRGTTAGDALRWVKQTLEPEIPWEPLLSAAVRRAFGWAAGRGEYTYTKPSRRCTALPSVVLPGQHRPVPRVSIIIDTSGSVDDTLLARALGEVDGALMGLGVPGAQMTIYSVDAAIHTAQKVRNARDAKLVGAGGTDMRLGFHGVQDERPRPDVVICFTDGDTPWPSGPPPGAAVIAAILGRRGFVLPPTPKWATRVECLVDDKWARM; encoded by the coding sequence ATGGACCATCACAAGCTCGCCGCAGCGAAGCTGTGGCTGATCAGTGCTCCGCCGTCAACCGTGGCCGGGCGGCCCGACGCGCCGCGCGATCTTCCCTACCTCTCCCACGCGATCTACGCGCTGATCCCGATTGTCGATGATCAGGTCGAGCGACTGATCTGCGACGAGTGGTGGCGCATTTACATCAACGAGGAATGGTTCGACTCCGCGAGCGTTCCCGAGATCGGCGCGGAACTCATGCACGTGACGTGGCATCTGCTTGCCGAACACGCCGAACGCGCCAGAAACCAGGACGTCGACCGCACCACTGCCTCCGCGTGGGAAAAGGCAGCCGACGTCACTATCTCCCACACCCTGCTCCCCGACAAATTGAAGCCGCGCCAGTTGCCCACCGCGAAGAGCTTGAAACTGCCAGAAGCTCTCTCTGCGGAAGAATACTTCGCCCTCATCTCACGACTGCCTCCTCCAGACGCCGATGGCGCCGGCACAGGCACATTGGGGCCGAGAGACGGCTGCGGGAGCGGCGCTGACGGGCTGCTGCGCCCAAACGAATGCGGTCCAGACACCGATATCGGCGTCGTCTCCAAACATGACGCGACCGAGATCCGCCGCAAGGTGGCAATCGAATACGAAGGGCATGCTGCCAGCCGAGGAACCACAGCCGGCGATGCGCTGCGGTGGGTCAAACAGACATTGGAGCCCGAAATACCGTGGGAACCATTGCTATCCGCTGCAGTACGTCGAGCCTTCGGCTGGGCAGCCGGGCGCGGCGAATACACTTATACCAAACCCTCACGCCGCTGCACGGCGCTTCCCAGTGTCGTCCTGCCGGGCCAGCACAGGCCGGTACCTCGAGTCTCGATAATCATCGACACGTCCGGCAGCGTCGATGACACCCTCCTGGCCCGCGCCCTCGGTGAGGTCGACGGCGCCTTGATGGGGCTCGGAGTACCGGGCGCTCAGATGACCATCTACTCCGTCGACGCCGCCATACACACCGCCCAAAAGGTACGGAATGCGCGGGACGCCAAGCTGGTCGGCGCCGGCGGAACCGACATGCGCCTCGGTTTCCACGGTGTTCAAGACGAACGCCCGCGCCCGGACGTCGTGATCTGCTTCACTGACGGCGACACGCCCTGGCCGAGTGGCCCCCCTCCAGGAGCAGCCGTCATCGCCGCCATCCTCGGGCGGCGCGGCTTCGTCCTCCCTCCCACCCCGAAGTGGGCTACTCGCGTGGAGTGCCTGGTCGACGACAAGTGGGCACGCATGTGA